CCCAGCCGGACCAGCCGCCCGAGGGCGACAGCTGGTAACGGTGCTGGAAGACGTTGCCGTTGATGGCGAACATCTCCAGCCGGCCGTCGGCGTTGGGCCCGATCGCCAGTTCCGCGCCGCCGGGCCCGCCCAGGGACTCCCACTCGGACCAGGCGCCGTTCACGCTCGTCTGCCAGGCGTGGTGCACACCGTCGGCCGCGGCCACGAACATCTCCAGCCGGCCGTCCGCCGACCGCGCCGACACCACCCGGCCCGACTCGGCCGGATACGTCAGCGGACCCGGTCCGGGTTCGTGGTGGCCGAGCCGGTCCACCGCGGCCCGGGCCTCGTCCATGTGCCGCTGGTGCACGCCCGCGTTGTACGTCGACCACGGCTGCCAGTTCGTACCCCCGGAGGAGATCTCGAAGGCGGCGTTCGCGTTGCACTGGGCGTCGTAGGCGCAGGTGTCGTCGACCTCGGGGTGCCAGTAGTCGTTGATCTGCCAGAGGCCGCGGTCCCTGGACGGGGGCGTGTTGTTCTGGACGTTGGTCGCCGACGGGTCGCAGCTGGACTCCGCGAGGGCGACGGCGACGGCCGTCACCAGGCCGTCGCCGCGGAAGCCCGCGTTGAAGCCGGTCTGGGCGCACAGATCGCTCGACGCGGCGGACGCGGGGGAGGCGCCGGCCAGGGCGCCCGCCGCGAGCAGGAGGGACGCGAGCGCCGACACGACGGCGCGATGGGGCGCTCTGCGAGCGCGCTGCACGGTGGTCACCTGCTGGTCTCCTCAGTTGACGGCGGGGCCGGAGGTGTTGTTGACCCAGGCCCAGTCGGACCAGGTGGAGAAGCCGGTCTGCCATTTGTGGTAGACGCCGGCGCTGCTGGTTCCGAACACCTCGATGCGGCCGTCGTCGTTCACCGCCGCGGTGATCTCGGTGCCGCCGCCGCCGAAGGCGGCCCATTGGCTGTACGGGGCGTTGGGGTCGGTCTGCCAGATCTGCATGGCGGTGGTGCCGTTGATGGCGAAGACCTCGATGCGCCCGTCGGGGGTGCGCTCGGTGGTGAGCTGGGCATTGGCGGGGCCGCCGGTCGGTTCCCAGTCGGACCAGCTGCTCGGGCTGGTCTGGTACTTGTGGAAGACGCCGTTGGGGCCGGAGGCGAAGACCTCGAGGCGGCCGTCGGCGTTGTGGTCCAGGCTGAGGTCGTGTCCGCCGCCGCCGAAGTTCTGCCAGGTGGACCAGCCGCCGTTGACCGCGGTCTGGTACTGGTGCTGGAAGGTGTCGGCGCCCAGGGCGAAGACCTCGAGCCGGCCGTCGGGGGACTTCTCCATCTCGATGCGGCTGTTGGCGGGGCCGCCGCCGGTGGGCTCCCACTCGGACCAGCCGCCGTTGGGCGCGGTCTGGTACCTGTGGAAGAGGCCGGCGGGCCCGGAGGCGAAGACCTCGATGCGGCCGTCGGCGTTGGTGCCGGCCGCGATGTCGTGTCCGCCGCCGCCGAAGTTCTCCCAGCCGGACCAGCCGCCGGCGGGGCTGAGCTGGTAGCGGTGCTGGAAGACGTTGCCGTTGATGGCGAACATCTCCAGGCGTCCGTCGGCGTTCGGAGCCATCGCCAGCTCGGCGCCCGCGGGACCGCCCAGGTTCTCCCAGTCCGCCCAGCCCGCGCTCACCGAGGTCTGCCAGGCGTGGTGGACCCCGTCGGACCCGGCGGCGAACACCTCCAGCCGGCCGTCGGCCGACCGGGCCGACACCACCCGGCCCGACTCCACCGGGTGCACCACCGGAGCAGGACCGGGACCCGGCCCCTGGCCCGGGGTGCAGGGTATGTCGACACCGCGCTCTTCGAGGTAGGGCAGCGGGTCGATGCCGCCGCTGTCGCCCAGGGACGCCCACACCCTCAGGTGGAGGTGGGGGCCGCTGGACTGGCCTTCGGAGCCCATCAGCGCGATGCGCTGTCCGGCCGTGACGTGCTCACCGACCGAAACGTCCCGCTGGTACATGTGCCCGTACTCGGTCACCGTCCCGTCGGGGTGCTGGATGCGGATCCACTGGCCGTAGCCCTGGGCGGGTCCGGACGCGATCACCTCGCCGTCACCCACGGCGTGGATCGGCGTACCGTAGTTGGCGGCGATGTCGATGCCGTCGTGGCCGTTGCCGTAGTACGTGGTGATGCTGCCGATGGTCGGGCAGGACCCGGCGAAGCCGGCGGTGCGGGCCGCCGCCGGGGTGGCCGGCAGGAGTGCGGGCAGCAGGGCGGCCGCCGCCGCGAGAACCGTACGCAGCGCGCGTCGGGAACCGGGAAGCATCTGCCCTCACGCCTTCCGGAGCCGTGCGATGACGCCGTCGATGTCGCGGTTCAGCAGGTCGTGGCGGACGAAGTGGCCGCCGGGAACCTCGTACGACTCGTGCGGGATGCCGGCGCCGTCGAGCAGGCCGCGGAACTCCCGCTGCCCGGCGAGGACCTGGGTCTCGTTGACCGTGTCGAACCAGCTGACCGGATCGGGGCTGGTGCCCGCGACGAGGAAGACCCGCTTGTTGCGGTAGCTCTCGATGCGCTCCACCGGGTTGTCGGCGCTCACCCGGGCCTGGTCCCAGAAGGGGGCGCCGTAGATCGTGCCGCCGTTCAGGTCCAGGGCCGCGGCCGTGGCGTTGGCCCAGTGGCCCACGAGGCCGTTGTCGCGGCGCAGGCTGGCCGGGCCGGAGTGGGCGCTGACGGAGGCGAAGTGGCCCCAGTACTTGGCGGCGTACTTCAGCGCGCCGAAGCCGCCCATCGAGAAGCCGGCGACCGCGCGTCCGTCGTACTCGGCGAAGGTGCGGAAGTTCGCCTCGACCCACGGGAGCAGCTGGGCGATGTGGAAGGTCTCCCAGTTGCGGGGGCCGACGTTGGAGCTCACGGGGTTCGAGTACCAGCCCGCGTGGCCGCCGTCCGGCATGACCACGATGATCGGCTTGCCGGCCGTCCAGTCGCGGATGCGCTCGCGGTCGAAGGTGATGAAGTCCTGGTCCGTGCCGCCACCGTGGAAGAGGTAGAGCACGGGATAGGTGCGACCGCTCCAGTGGTAGTCGTCGGGGAGCAGCACGTTCACGGCCGGGTCCCAGCCGATGGCTTCGGTGTCGAAGCGGTAGTACCACATCCGGGGGTCGTTCTCGTTGCGGTCCACGATGCGCAGGCCGAAGCCGTCACCGGCCGCCGAGGCCGAGGTCGCGGCGGACAGGACGCCCCCGGCGCCCAGGGCCATCGCCGCCGAGAGCCCGCCGGCGGACTTGAGGATGCTCCTGCGTGTGGGGTGCTGCGCGGTCAACGGGGCCTCCCGGTCGGAAAGGTGCGGCGCCGGGTCGGCTGGCGTGACCCGGGCGCAGCCGTGTGAGCTGGCGCTTGGGAACGTAGCAACGGGCCTGCGGCCGGGGGATCCGGAACATTACGGGATGACACAGGAGGCGGGCTCGGATAGGGCTGGTGGCGGCCTGGGGCCGCCCGGGGTTCAGCCCGGTCCGTCCACGACGGGGTAGGGCACGAAGGTGCTGCTGTTCTCGTCGACCGCCAGCGTGCGGCCCAGCGGCGGTACGGCCCGCTGGGGGCAGTCCAGCCGCTCGCAGAGCCGGCAGCCCATGCCGATGGGGGTGGCGGCCGCCGCGTTGTCGAGGTCGAGGCCGTCGGAGTAGACGAGGCGGGAGGCGTGGCGGATCTCGCAGCCGAGGCCGATCGCGAAGGTCTTGCCGGGTTCGCCCCAGCCGCCGCGGTGGCGGGTGACGGCCCGGGCGGTCCACAAGTACCGCTGCCCGTCCGGCATCGCGGCGACCTGGACGTGGATGCGGCCGGGGGCGGCGAAGGCCTCGTACACGTTCCACAGCGGGCAGGTGCCGCCCGCGCGGGAGAAGTGGAAGCCCGTGGCGGACTGCCGCTTGGACATGTTCCCGGCGCGGTCCACCCGGACGAAGGAGAAGGGCACCCCGCGCAGCCGGGGCCGCTGGAGGGTGCTGAGACGGTGGCAGACGGTCTCGTAGCCGAGCCCGAAGTGGTCGGACAGCCGCTCGATGTCGTAGCGGAACTCCTCGGCGGCCGTGTGGAAGGCGCGGTACGGGAGGACGAGCGCGGCGGCGAAGTAGTTGGCGATGCCGATCCGGGCCAGGGCGTGGGCGGGGGAGCCCGGCGCGAAGTCCTCGGCCGCCTGTCGGTCCAGCTCGTCGCCGTACTCCAGCAGGGCCAGCTGGGTGGCCATCCGGAACGCCCGCTGGCCGGGCCGGAGGCGGCCGGACAGGTGCAGCACCCTGGCCCGGTCGTCGAAGTGGTGCAGCCGGTCGGACCCGGCCGCCAGCCGGACCCCGTGGCGGTCGGCGAGCCGCTCGGACAGCACGCGCAGGACGTCCCCGCGGCGGATGCCGACCTTGTGGGCGAGGCCCTCGGCGGCGAGGTCGCTGTCGTGGAGGTAGTTCTGGCGCCGGTAGAAGAACTCGCGGATCTCCTCGTGGGGCGAGCGCGGTACGGCGGGTCCGCCGCCGCGGCCGTCCGCCGTCTCCGCGAGCCGCTCGGACAGCAGTTGGCCGCGCCGCCCCAGGTCCAGCAGCACGGCGGCGACCGCCGGCATCCGGGTGGCCAGTTCGGCCAGGTCCGAGGGGGAGACGCGGGCCTGCGCGATCTCACCGGCGAGCGCCTCGCGCAGGTCGGCCACGAGCCGGCTGGTGTCGCGCTCGGAGAAGAAACCGGGGTCGACCCCGAACGCCTCGGTCAGGCGGAGCAGCACCGGGACGGTGAGCGGGCGCGAGTCGTGTTCCATCTGGTTGAGGTAGCTGGCCGAGATGCCGAGGACCCGGGCCAACTCCACCTGACTCATCCGCCGCTCCTCGCGCAGCCGCCGCAGCCGCGCTCCCGCGTACGTCTTCCCCACCGCACCCCTCCGCCGTCGGCCGGGCTTCAGGGTACGCGGGAAATTCCCGCCGCCGGCCTTCGCAAGCTTGGCAAAAACGCCGTGGAAGATGCGCAGAACTTGGCAGTCGGCCCTGCTTGAGGGCACTGCGTGCCACTGCCAGAGTCGGTCCTGCGGCCAGCCGGACTCGGCAACCACCGGCCGCGACCCCTCTGTTCAGGCACGCCGTGCCCATGCCCCGTCATGGCCTGTGCGTGCCCTGGCAGTTCAGGCAACCGATGGAGACGGTGACAGTCATGACAGAGGCGAACACGGCCACCGCGGCGGCGCAGCAGCTCGAGCGGAGCTGGGCGGCCGACCCGCGATGGGCCGGGATCGAGCGCACCTACGGCGCCCTGGACGTGGTGCGGCTCTCCGGCAGCGTCCGCGAGGAGCACACCCTGGCCCGGCGCGGCGCCGAGCGCCTGTGGCGCCAGCTCCACGAGCTGGACTACGTCCACGCCCTCGGCGCGCTGACCGGCGGCCAGGCCGTCCAGCAGGTACGGGCCGGGCTCCAGGCCATCTACCTCTCCGGCTGGCAGGTCGCCGCCGACGCCAACCAGGCCGGGCACACCTACCCCGACCAGAGCCTGTACCCGGTCAACTCGGTGCCGCAGGTGGTGCGCCGGATCAACAACGCGCTGCTGCGCGCCGACCAGATCGCCACCGCCGAAGGCGGCAACGACGCGACGGACTGGCTCGCCCCGATCGTCGCGGACGCCGAGGCCGGCTTCGGCGGCCCGCTCAACGCCTTCGAGCTGACCAAGGCCATGATCGCGGCCGGCGCGGCCGGCATCCACTACGAGGACCAGCTGGCCTCCGAGAAGAAGTGCGGCCACCTCGGCGGCAAGGTCCTCGTCCCCACCTCCCAGCACATCCGCACCCTCAACGCCGCCCGCCTCGCCGCCGACATCGCCGGCGTCCCGACCGTGATCATCGCCCGCACGGACGCCCTCGCCGCGAACCTCCTGACCAGCGACGTGGACGAGCGCGACGCACGCTTCACCACCGGCGAGCGCACCGCCGAGGGCTTCTACCGCGTGCGCGGCGGCATGGACCCGGTCATCGCACGCGGTCTGGCCTACGCCCCGTACGCCGACCTGATCTGGGTCGAGACCGGTACCCCGGACCTGGCCCAGGCCCGCGAGTTCGCCGAGGCGATCCACGCGCGGTACCCCGACCGGATGCTGGCCTACAACTGCTCCCCGTCCTTCAACTGGAAGGCGGCGCTGGACGACGACCAGATCGCCAAGTTCCAGCGGGAACTGGGCGCCATGGGCTACCGCTTCCAGTTCATCACCCTGGCCGGCTTCCACTCCCTCAACCACGGCATGTTCGACCTCGCCCGCGGCTACGCCGAGCACGGCATGACCGCCTACGTCGACCTCCAGGAACGCGAGTTCGCCTCCCAGGCCCAGGGCTTCACGGCCGTCAGGCACCAGCGCGAGGTCGGCACCGGCTACTTCGACCTGGTCTCCACCGCCGTCAACCCCGCCTCCTCCACCACGGCGCTCTCCGGCTCCACCGAGGAAGAGCAGTTCCACTGACCGGCCGGCGCCCGCGCCCCGCCCCTTCCCGTCAGGAGACCCGCATGTCCACCACCGCACCCACCACGCCCGACGCCCACACCCGCCACCTCGTACGCCGCCAGGAGGACCCGTCATGAGCGCTGCCGTCCGCAGGGTCGGGGTCGTCGGCGGCGGGCAGATGGGCGCCGGGATCGCCGAGGTCTGCGCACGCGCCGGCCTCGACACGGTGGTCTGCGAGGCCGGCGCCACCGCGGCCCGGGCGGCCCGCGAACGCGTGGCCGTCTCCCTCGAACGGGCGGTCCAGCGCGGCAAACTGGACCGGATCTCCGCAGAGGACGCCCTGGCCCGCCTCGTCTTCTCCGGCAGCCTCGACGACCTCGCCGACCGGCAGCTCGTCATCGAGGCCGTCACCGAGGGCGCCCGGGTCAAGACGGAGACCTTCGCCGCCCTCGACAAGATCGTGGAGGATCCGGCGGCCGTCCTCGCCACCAACACCTCCTCCCTGCCCGTGATGTGCCTGGGGATGGCCACAGGCCGCGCCGACCGGGTGGTGGGGCTGCACTTCTTCAACCCCGTCCCCGTCCTGCCCCTGGTGGAGATCGTCTCCTCGCTCCACACCACCGCCGACACCCTGGCGACCGTGGAGGCCTTCGCCCGGGACGCCCTGGGCAAGACGGTCATCCGCTCGCAGGACCGGGCCGGATTCGTCGTCAATGCCCTGCTGATCCCCTATCTGCTTTCGGCCATTCGCATGGCCGAGTCCGGCTATGCCACCGCCGCCGACGTCGACGCGGGCATGGAACTGGGCTGCGCCCACCCGATGGGACCGCTCAAGCTCGCCGACCTGATCGGACTCGACACCGTCGCCGCCATCGCGCAGTCCCTCTACGACGAGTTCAAGGAACCCCTCTACGCCCCGCCCCCACTGCTCCGGCGCATGGTCCAGGCGGGCCGGCTGGGCCGCAAGAGCGGCCGCGGGTTCCACACGTACGACCGGGGCCGATGAGGGGCCCCGGTCCGCCGCCGGGCTGAGGGGCCCGGCTGCGCGCGGTGGGCGGGGGCGGGCGGAGTGGTGTCCGCCGCGCCCCCGCCGGCCGTCCGCGATGTGGACATCGCCCTGAACTCCGCGAGGCCACCGTCTAGTCTGGCCGGGCAGCTGGTTCGCCCCGTCAGCCAGGCGGGATGCGTCGTAAGAGGGAACCCGGTGGGAATCCGGGACTGCCCCGCAGCGGTGAGCGGGAACGACCGCCGTCATACGCACTGGATCCGTCCGGGTCCGGGAAGCGACGGCCAGTAGGTGCCCGCCGGGAGACCGGCAGGCGTGCCCGCGAGTCCGAAGACCTGCCCGTTGCCCGCGCGCGACCGATCGTGCGCGGACATCCCGGTGACCTCGTGGGCGGGTCGGCGTGCACAGCAGGCGGGCATCCGCGCGTACCCCCAGAGATACGCGGCCGGCGGTCCGACCGGTCCGGCACCCCTTCGCGCCTCCGCTCCCGTCACCGGGGCCACAGGAGTAACTCGCGAAGGAGAGTTCCGTGACCCCCGAGTCCACAGCCGCGGCAGCACGAGCCACTGTGTACGGATACCCCCGCCAGGGAGGTGACCGGGAACTGAAGAAGGCCGTCGAGGGCTACTGGAAGGGCGGCGTCAGCGCCGGAGCCCTCCACGAGACCGCCCGCGAACTGCGCCGCGCGAACTGGCGGCAGCTGGCCGACGCCGGCATCACCGAAGTGCCGACCGGCGACTTCTCGTACTACGACCACGTGCTGGACACCAGCGTGATGGTCGGCGCCGTCCCCGCCCGCCACCGCGCCGCCGTCGAAGCGGACGCGCTCGACGGCTACTTCGCCATGGCCCGCGGCACCCAGGAGGTGGCGCCCCTGGAGATGACCAAGTGGTTCGACACCAACTACCACTACCTCGTCCCCGAACTCGGCCCGGACACCGCCTTCACGGCCGACTCCACGAAGCAGGTGGCCGAACTCGAAGAGGCCCTCGCACTCGGCCACACGGCGCGCCCGGTCCTCGTCGGGCCGGTCACCTACCTGCTCCTGGCCAAGCCCGCCCCTGCCGCAGCCCCCGGCTTCGATCCGCTCACCCTGCTGGACCGGCTGCTCCCGGTGTACGCGCGGATCCTCGCCGACCTGCGCGCCGCCGGCGCCGCCTGGGTGCAGCTGGACGAGCCCGCCCTGGTGCAGGACCGGACCCCCGCCGAGCTGAACGCCGCCGCCCGCGCCTACCGCGAGCTCGGCGGCCTGACCGACCGGCCCCGGCTGCTCGTGGCCTCGTACTTCGACCGGCTCGGCGAAGCCCTCCCGGTGCTGGCCAAGGCCCCCGTCGAAGGCCTCGCCCTCGACTTCACCGGGCCCGCCGCCCCGAACCTCGCCGACCTCGCGGCCGTCGGCGGCCTGCCCGGCAAGCGCCTCGTCGCGGGCGTGGTCAACGGCCGCAACATCTGGATCAACGACTACGAGAAGTCCCTGGGCACCCTCGCGACCCTCCTCGGACTCGCCGGCCGGGTCGACGTCGCCGCCTCCTGCTCGCTGCTCCACGTACCGCTGGACGCCGCGGCCGAGCGGGACACCGATCCGCAGATCCGCCGCTGGTTCGCCTTCGCCCGCCAGAAGGCCGCCGAGATCGCCACCCTGGCCCGCGCCCTCACCCGGGGCACCGACACGATCGCCGCCGAACTGGCCGCGAACCGCGCCGATCTCGCGTCCCGCGCGAACTCCGCGCTCACCCGCGACCCCGGGGTACGGGCCAGAGCGGCGGCCGTCACCGACACCGACGCCCGCCGCAGCGAGCCGTACCCCCGGCGGGCCGCCGCCCAGCGCGCGCACCTGGGCCTGCCCCTGCTCCCCACGACGAGCATCGGCTCCTTCCCGCAGACCGCCGACCTGCGCACGGCCCGCGCCGAGCTGCGCTCGGGAGCCCTCGACCGGGCCGGGTACGAGGAGCGGATCAAGGCGGAGATCCGGGCGGTCGTCGCCTTCCAGGAGAAGGCCGGCCTCGACGTGCTCGTGCACGGCGAGCCCGAGCGCAACGACATGGTCCAGTACTTCGCCGAGCGGCTCACGGGCTTCCTCGCCACCCGGCACGGCTGGGTGCAGTCCTACGGCACCCGCTACGTCCGCCCGCCGGTCCTCGCCGGCGACGTCTCCCGCCCCGCGCCGATGACGGTGCGCTGGACCACCTACGCGCAGGCGCAGACGGGCCGCCCGGTCAAGGGGATGCTGACCGGCCCCGTCACCATGCTCGCCTGGTCCTTCGTACGCGACGACCAGCCGCTCGGCGACACCGCCCGCCAGGTGGCCCTCGCCCTGCGCGACGAGGTGGCGGACCTGGAGGCCGCGGGGACCGCCGTCATCCAGGTCGACGAGCCGGCCCTGCGGGAGACCCTCCCGCTACGGTCCTGCGGCCGTGCGGAGTACCTGGACTGGGCCACCGGGGCCTTCCGGCTCACCACCGGCGGCGCCCTTCCGCGGACCCAGATCCACACGCACATGTGCTACGCGGAGTTCGGCGACATCGTCGGGGCCATCGACGCCCTGGACGCCGACGTCATCAGCCTGGAGGCCGCCCGCTCGCACATGCGGGTCGCGGACGAACTGGCCGGCGCGGGCTACCCGCGCGAGGTCGGCCCCGGGGTCTGGGACATCCACTCGCCCCGGGTCCCCTCCACCGCGGAGGCGGCCGCCCTCCTGCGCAGGGGGCTCGAGGCCGTACCGGCCGAGCGGCTCTGGGTGAACCCGGACTGCGGCCTCAAGACGCGCGGCTGGACGGAGACGAGGGCCTCCCTGGAGAACCTCGTGGAAGCGGCCCGGCAGGTGCGCGCGGAGGTCTCCGCCGAGACGGCGTGACGGCCTGACGGCCTGAAGCGGCCGGCCGGGGCGGGCGAACGGGCCCGCCCCGGCCGGCTGGTGCGGGCCCCGCCGCCCCCGTCAGTCCCGCGCCGCCGGAGCCGTCCGCGCGAAGTGCCGGGCGGTGGGCACCAGCGCCGCGGCGGCCGGTACGAGGAAGCAGGCGGCGGCGCAGACGGCGAGGACGGCCGTGACCCCGAAGGCCTCGACGGCCGGGGCGATCAGGGCCAGCCCGACCGGCGCCAGGCCGTAGGACACGAGGAAGTCCAGTGAGGAGACGCGGGCCAGCTTGCCCGGGTCGACCTCGCGCTGGGTGGCCGTGAACCAGGGCACGTTGAACAGTTCTATGCCGATCCCGGCGACGGCGTACGCGGCGACGACCACGAGCGGGTGCACGGGCAGCATCAGGCTCAGCGGCGCGAAGCCGTACGCGGCCAGCCCGGCGAAGGCGGCCCAGCCCTGCGAGCGCGGCCGGAGGCGGGCCATGACCAGGGCCCCCGCGAGCGCGCCCACGGTGTAGGCGGTCACGGCCGCGGCCAGCACCCACTCGGTGCCGTAGCGGTCCCGGCTGATCAGCGGCAGGGCGACGCTGGTGGCGGAGTAGCCGAGCGCGATGACGGCGGCGAGGGCGGAGAGTCCGGCGAGGAACCAGGGGTGGCGGCGTGCCTCGCGTATCCCCTCCAGGAACTCGGCGCGGAAGCCGGCGCGCGGGGCGGGCGGCCCGTCCGCCGGGTCCGGGGCGGCGGCGTTGCCCTTGCCCTTGCCCTTGCCCTTGCCCTTGCCCGGGACGAGCGCGGCGACCAGCCAGAGCAGCGCGATGCCGAGGAGCAGCGTCCGGACGTCGAGGAAGGCGGCGAGCAACGCCGTCAGGGCGGGCCCGGCGAGCGTGCAGCCGCGTACGGCCATGGTCATGGCGGCGTTGGCCTGCTGGCGGCGCCCGGGGTCGACGGTCTCGGCGACGAGCGCCTGGAACGCCGGGCGGCAGGCGCCCTGTCCGGCGCCCGCGAGGGCGGCGGCGGCCGTCATCAGGACGACGGAGCGGCCGAGTCCGGCGGCGAGCAGCGGCGCGGCGGCCGCCGCCGCGAGGGCCGACCACAGGACGGCCGCGCGGCGGGAGTGCCGGTCGGCCAGGACGCCGCCGACGGCGACGGCGGCGAGGAAGCCGACGGTGCGCGCGGCGAGGACCAGGCCGAGGCCGGCCGCGCCGAGGTCGCGGTGCAGTACGGCGAGCCCGAGGACGAAGGGCAGGGCCCAGGTCGCGAGGCCGGAGGCGGTGGTACCCGCCCACAGCCGCAGGAACGAGGTGTCGCGCAGGACCGAACGCGGGGGCGGGGCAGGGCTCTTGGCCGTCGTCGGCAGGGGTGTGGTGGCCACGGTGTCGTTGCTCCCAGGGGGGTGGGGGAGGCGGCCGGAGGACCGCCCCGATGTGGTTAATGAAAATGATTACCATTACAGTACCCTTCGAACGCGGCACTCCTGCCCGGTGCACGACAACACCCACGCCCGCCCTCCCAGACCGGAGAACCCATGCGCCACCCCGCCCGCCTCGGTATCGCCCTCACCCTCGCCCTCGCCACCGCGGGCTGCTCCACGGCAGCCGGCGACGGCTCCAGAGCCGCCCCCGGGCCGACTGCGGAGGCGGCCTCCGTCGCCAGCTGCGGCCAGCCGCTCTCCTTCGCCCGGCCTCCGGAGCGGACCGTGGCCCTGGACCAGACCTCGACCGAGACCCTGCTCGAACTGGGGCTCCAGGACCGGATGGCGGGAACCGCCAACCTCAAGACGAAGATGCCCGCGCCCTACGAGGCGGCGTACGCCAAGATCCCGGTCATCGCCCCCAAGATCGCCACCGGCGAGCAACTTCGGGCCGCCACCCCCGACTTCGTCGTCGCCGGCTCCGCCGACCTCTTCACCAAGGACCGGGCCGGCACCCGCGAGGAGCTGTCCGCCCTCAAGGTCCCCACCTTCGTCAGCGCAGTGGACTGCCCCCGGCAGAACCCGGCCGGCAAGACCCCCTTCGAGCTGCTCTTCTCCGACTACGAGAACCTGGGCAGGATCTTCGGCGCCGGGGAACGGGCGGGCAGGCTGGCCGCCGACCAGCGCGCCGCCGTCGCCAGGGCCGGGGAGAACGCCTCCAGGGTTCCCCGGGGCGCGGACCAGCCCACCGTGGTCTACCTCTACTCCGTCTTCAACGGCATGCCGTACGTGGCCGGCAAGAGCGGCCTGCCCAGCGAGATGAGCCGGATCGTGGGTGCGAAGAACGCCTTCGACGACGTGGACGAGGACTGGCCCGAGGTGTCCTGGGAGGAAGTCGCCAAGCGCGACCCGGACTTCATCGTGATCGGCGACCTCTCCGAGCGCGGGCGGCCCGGCGACAGCGCCGCCGAGAAGCGCGCCGCCATGACCCAGCACCCGGTGATCTCCCAGCTGGGCGCGGTGCGCGAGCGCAGGATCCTCGAGGTGCCGGGCATCGAACTGGACCCATCGGTGCGCTCCGTGCACGCCCTGGGGCTGCTGGCGGCCGGCATGAAGGACCTCGGGTATGTCCGCTGACCCGGCCACCCGCAGCGGCCCGGCGGAGCTGCTGCCTCCGGCGGATCCGCTGCCTGCGGCGGACCTGCTGCCTCCGGCCGACGCCCGGCTGCCGGGGGAACCCCCGCCGACCGTGGACCTCCTGCTTCCGGCGGCCCGCGGCCGGTCGGTGACGGCCGGATCCGCCACCGGCCCTCCCCGGCCGGCCCGGTCCCCGGCCGCCCGGGCGGTGCTCTTCCTGCTCTGCGCGGCCGCCCTCGCCGGCTCGGTGGCGGCGGCCGTACGCGTCGGCACCGCCGACGTGGGCTGGAGCGGCCTCGCCCGGGTCCTCGGAACCCGTCTCGGCCTGGCCGTTGAGCCGCTGCCCCCGCTGCTGGACTCCCTCGTCTGGGACCTGCGGCTGCC
The Streptomyces sp. NBC_00091 genome window above contains:
- the metE gene encoding 5-methyltetrahydropteroyltriglutamate--homocysteine S-methyltransferase; amino-acid sequence: MTPESTAAAARATVYGYPRQGGDRELKKAVEGYWKGGVSAGALHETARELRRANWRQLADAGITEVPTGDFSYYDHVLDTSVMVGAVPARHRAAVEADALDGYFAMARGTQEVAPLEMTKWFDTNYHYLVPELGPDTAFTADSTKQVAELEEALALGHTARPVLVGPVTYLLLAKPAPAAAPGFDPLTLLDRLLPVYARILADLRAAGAAWVQLDEPALVQDRTPAELNAAARAYRELGGLTDRPRLLVASYFDRLGEALPVLAKAPVEGLALDFTGPAAPNLADLAAVGGLPGKRLVAGVVNGRNIWINDYEKSLGTLATLLGLAGRVDVAASCSLLHVPLDAAAERDTDPQIRRWFAFARQKAAEIATLARALTRGTDTIAAELAANRADLASRANSALTRDPGVRARAAAVTDTDARRSEPYPRRAAAQRAHLGLPLLPTTSIGSFPQTADLRTARAELRSGALDRAGYEERIKAEIRAVVAFQEKAGLDVLVHGEPERNDMVQYFAERLTGFLATRHGWVQSYGTRYVRPPVLAGDVSRPAPMTVRWTTYAQAQTGRPVKGMLTGPVTMLAWSFVRDDQPLGDTARQVALALRDEVADLEAAGTAVIQVDEPALRETLPLRSCGRAEYLDWATGAFRLTTGGALPRTQIHTHMCYAEFGDIVGAIDALDADVISLEAARSHMRVADELAGAGYPREVGPGVWDIHSPRVPSTAEAAALLRRGLEAVPAERLWVNPDCGLKTRGWTETRASLENLVEAARQVRAEVSAETA
- a CDS encoding MFS transporter, whose protein sequence is MATTPLPTTAKSPAPPPRSVLRDTSFLRLWAGTTASGLATWALPFVLGLAVLHRDLGAAGLGLVLAARTVGFLAAVAVGGVLADRHSRRAAVLWSALAAAAAAPLLAAGLGRSVVLMTAAAALAGAGQGACRPAFQALVAETVDPGRRQQANAAMTMAVRGCTLAGPALTALLAAFLDVRTLLLGIALLWLVAALVPGKGKGKGKGKGNAAAPDPADGPPAPRAGFRAEFLEGIREARRHPWFLAGLSALAAVIALGYSATSVALPLISRDRYGTEWVLAAAVTAYTVGALAGALVMARLRPRSQGWAAFAGLAAYGFAPLSLMLPVHPLVVVAAYAVAGIGIELFNVPWFTATQREVDPGKLARVSSLDFLVSYGLAPVGLALIAPAVEAFGVTAVLAVCAAACFLVPAAAALVPTARHFARTAPAARD
- a CDS encoding ABC transporter substrate-binding protein, giving the protein MRHPARLGIALTLALATAGCSTAAGDGSRAAPGPTAEAASVASCGQPLSFARPPERTVALDQTSTETLLELGLQDRMAGTANLKTKMPAPYEAAYAKIPVIAPKIATGEQLRAATPDFVVAGSADLFTKDRAGTREELSALKVPTFVSAVDCPRQNPAGKTPFELLFSDYENLGRIFGAGERAGRLAADQRAAVARAGENASRVPRGADQPTVVYLYSVFNGMPYVAGKSGLPSEMSRIVGAKNAFDDVDEDWPEVSWEEVAKRDPDFIVIGDLSERGRPGDSAAEKRAAMTQHPVISQLGAVRERRILEVPGIELDPSVRSVHALGLLAAGMKDLGYVR